The Pocillopora verrucosa isolate sample1 chromosome 2, ASM3666991v2, whole genome shotgun sequence genome has a segment encoding these proteins:
- the LOC131768978 gene encoding uncharacterized protein, whose protein sequence is MAEDFEDNRGQFQGDVIIPRPTATGIPRSCNVSSSASCSAGESKHPQRSGHYSTSPSTSGDMMSKGSPGNHNHNHNHHYHRHHHSKGKVKKHYNGSSDRFSRTAAVLRQAGLMKLTLQIAQLIKTNEDLQKEIDELQSEALQFSENLKMQLQQKLQDQNGTSDLHDENK, encoded by the exons ATGGCGGAGGACTTTGAAGACAACAGAGGTCAATTTCAG GGTGATGTAATAATCCCAAGACCGACAGCAACTGGTATCCCAAGGTCTTGTAATGTTTCTAGCAGTGCCAGCTGCTCAGCTGGAGAGTCAAAGCACCCTCAAAGAAGTGGGCACTATAGCACCTCTCCATCAACATCCGGTGATATGATGTCAAAGGGCAGTCCTGGGAATCACAACCACAACCACAATCACCACTACCATAGACACCATCACAGCAAAGGAAAGGTCAAGAAACATTATAATGGAAGTTCAGACCGCTTTAGTCGTACTGCTGCTGTACTGCGACAGGCAGGGCTTATGAAACTTACCCTGCAAATTGCTCAGTTGATTAAAACTAATGAAgatcttcaaaaagaaattgatgaaCTGCAAAGTGAAGCTCttcaattcagtgaaaatttaaaaatgcaaCTTCAGCAGAAACTACAAGATCAAAATGGGACCAGTGATCTACATGATGAAAACAAATGA
- the LOC131768988 gene encoding heme-binding protein 2-like: MGVCPSTNPIDEEDEEGEETFRKPKYYRGRDGPKFRVMNFTKDYEYRQYEHATWISARMEKMEVNKALSKGEKTLTRYFNGRNGPEKFMDLTCPLKLRMEFGEDGELGVGEFVLSLHLPYENSQRPPAPSEGGLFIQDMARHFAYVSSFEGFATEEKWLEEILTLKRVLDNEGKRYDKDAVFIARYENLLHLGKKRNEIIFVVAND, translated from the coding sequence ATGGGGGTATGTCCATCAACGAATCCAATTGATGAAGAGGACGAGGAGGGCGAAGAAACCTTTCGTAAACCTAAATACTACCGAGGGAGAGATGGTCCTAAGTTTCGCGTCATGAACTTCACGAAAGACTACGAGTATCGCCAGTATGAACATGCGACGTGGATTTCAGCGCGTATGGAAAAAATGGAAGTCAACAAGGCGCTCAGCAAAGGTGAAAAGACCCTCACTCGCTATTTCAATGGGAGAAACGGGCCGGAAAAATTCATGGATTTGACCTGTCCGCTTAAACTGCGGATGGAATTCGGAGAAGACGGAGAATTGGGCGTCGGCGAGTTCGTCCTATCGCTGCATCTTCCGTATGAAAATTCACAGCGACCGCCAGCTCCAAGCGAAGGCGGCTTGTTTATTCAAGATATGGCCAGGCATTTTGCTTACGTCTCAAGCTTTGAAGGCTTTGCTACCGAAGAGAAATGGCTGGAAGAAATCTTGACTTTAAAGAGAGTTTTAGATAATGAAGGAAAGAGGTACGATAAAGACGCGGTTTTCATTGCGAGGTATGAAAATCTTCTTCACTTGGGGAAGAAGAGAAACGAAATCATCTTCGTTGTTGCGAACGATTAA